In a genomic window of Streptomyces koelreuteriae:
- a CDS encoding GntR family transcriptional regulator: MPTQARPSTGEQAKQHALAQLRQAILHGEMAPAQRLVENELAEQFGVTRASIRAALIDLEAQGLVERIRNRGSRVRVVTVEEAVAITECRMALEGLCAAKAAVAASDEQLAELTALGTAMTKAVADGEPVTYSELNHELHARVREFSGQRTAVELLERLNAQLVRHRFQLALRPGRPQQSLNEHLAMIETIRARDPQAAEAAVRAHLGSVIEALRD; encoded by the coding sequence ATGCCGACTCAAGCCCGTCCGAGCACCGGAGAGCAGGCCAAGCAGCACGCGCTCGCGCAGCTGCGGCAGGCGATCCTGCACGGCGAGATGGCACCGGCCCAGCGGCTGGTGGAGAACGAACTCGCCGAGCAGTTCGGTGTGACGAGGGCCAGCATCCGCGCGGCACTGATCGATCTGGAGGCCCAGGGACTGGTCGAGCGGATCCGCAACCGCGGCTCGCGGGTGCGGGTCGTGACCGTGGAGGAAGCGGTCGCCATCACCGAGTGCCGCATGGCCCTGGAAGGGCTGTGCGCGGCGAAGGCGGCCGTGGCGGCGAGCGATGAGCAACTGGCCGAACTGACCGCCCTCGGCACGGCGATGACCAAGGCGGTGGCCGACGGAGAGCCGGTCACCTACTCGGAGCTCAACCACGAACTGCATGCCCGCGTCCGGGAGTTCTCCGGCCAGCGGACGGCCGTGGAACTGCTGGAGCGACTCAATGCCCAACTGGTGCGCCACCGCTTCCAGTTGGCGCTACGGCCGGGACGCCCCCAGCAATCCCTGAACGAGCACCTGGCCATGATCGAGACGATCAGGGCCAGGGACCCGCAGGCGGCCGAGGCGGCCGTCCGCGCCCACCTCGGCAGTGTGATCGAGGCGTTGCGCGACTGA
- a CDS encoding cupin domain-containing protein, translating into MTHSFVLHIPDAELEPEPLAPEQIVSGTPEVTGKVVWESEDGRQVRGIWQITPGVVTDTEADELFVVVSGSATIEFEGGPTLTVGPGDMAVLREGDRTTWTVHKTLRKAYAINL; encoded by the coding sequence ATGACGCACAGCTTCGTACTCCACATCCCCGACGCCGAGCTCGAACCCGAGCCGCTGGCTCCCGAGCAGATCGTCTCCGGGACGCCCGAGGTGACCGGGAAGGTGGTCTGGGAGTCGGAGGACGGCCGTCAGGTGCGGGGGATCTGGCAGATCACGCCCGGCGTGGTCACCGACACCGAGGCCGACGAACTGTTCGTGGTGGTCAGCGGCTCGGCGACGATCGAGTTCGAGGGCGGTCCGACGCTCACGGTCGGCCCCGGCGACATGGCCGTCCTGCGCGAGGGCGACCGTACGACGTGGACGGTGCACAAGACGCTGCGCAAGGCGTACGCGATCAACCTCTGA
- a CDS encoding LacI family DNA-binding transcriptional regulator, producing the protein MRPPTIRDVAERAGVSKSLVSLVLRGSDQVRPEKRDAVLRVARELGYRPNAAARSLSEQRTRTVGVLLNDLRNPWFVDLLDGLNSLLHAHGLHMLLADARLNRRTGQDPADPLLDLRVDGLVVVGTLPDPAALGAVAARMPVVLAGAREPVPPGVDQVAGDDEKGARLVTEHLIGLGHRRIAHLAGYGAVGELRRRSFEATMREHGLADGALVETGDMTEEGGYRAAVRLLNRAERPTAVFAVNDITCVGALSAAEELGLRVPRDVSLVGYDNTSISRLRHLWLTTVDNAGHEVGRRAARFLLDRFERPGGEGRLHLATPTLEVRGSTAPPHAS; encoded by the coding sequence ATGAGACCGCCGACGATCCGCGACGTGGCCGAACGGGCCGGCGTCTCCAAGTCGCTGGTCTCCCTGGTGCTGCGCGGCTCCGACCAGGTGCGCCCCGAGAAGCGGGACGCCGTGCTCCGGGTCGCCCGGGAACTCGGCTACCGGCCCAACGCCGCCGCCCGCAGTCTCAGCGAACAGCGCACCCGCACGGTCGGTGTCCTCCTCAACGACCTGCGCAATCCCTGGTTCGTCGACCTCCTCGACGGCCTGAACTCCCTGCTGCACGCCCACGGCCTGCACATGCTGCTGGCCGACGCGCGCCTGAACCGCCGCACCGGCCAGGACCCGGCCGACCCGCTGCTGGACCTGCGCGTCGACGGGCTGGTCGTGGTCGGCACCCTGCCCGACCCGGCGGCCCTCGGCGCGGTCGCCGCGCGCATGCCGGTCGTCCTGGCGGGCGCCCGCGAGCCGGTGCCGCCCGGGGTGGACCAGGTCGCGGGCGACGACGAGAAGGGCGCCCGGCTGGTCACCGAGCACCTCATCGGCCTCGGCCACCGCCGCATCGCACACCTGGCCGGTTACGGAGCCGTCGGCGAACTGCGCCGCCGCAGCTTCGAGGCGACGATGCGGGAGCACGGCCTGGCGGACGGGGCCCTCGTCGAGACCGGCGACATGACCGAGGAGGGCGGCTACCGCGCCGCCGTCCGCCTCCTCAACCGCGCCGAGCGGCCCACGGCCGTCTTCGCCGTCAACGACATCACCTGCGTCGGCGCCCTCTCGGCGGCGGAGGAACTGGGCCTGCGCGTCCCGCGCGACGTGTCCCTCGTCGGCTACGACAACACGAGCATCTCCCGGCTGCGCCATCTGTGGCTCACCACCGTCGACAACGCCGGCCACGAGGTCGGCCGCCGCGCCGCCCGCTTCCTCCTCGACCGCTTCGAACGGCCCGGGGGAGAGGGGCGCCTGCACCTGGCGACGCCGACGCTGGAGGTCCGGGGGTCGACGGCGCCTCCGCACGCGAGCTGA
- a CDS encoding Gfo/Idh/MocA family protein → MVDTLGVAVIGFGWMGRVHTQAYARVRHHFPRLPLVPELVTVAEEVPGRAEEAAAQFGFASTTRDWREVAADPRVKAVSITAPNFLHREIGVAMAEAGKHIWIEKPVGLTAEDAGAVADAVAKAGVQGTVGFNYRNAPAVEAARELIASGEIGTVTHVRIRLFSDYAAHPEGALTWRYERERGGSGVLGDLASHGVDLARHLLGDITSLTADTAIFLPERARPTGATAGHSRASGGEIGPVENEDYVSCLLRFASGARGVLEACRVSVGEQNNYGFEVHGTKGAVFWDFRRMNELGVSRGTTYQDQSVTTVYVGPGHGEFAAFQPGAANSMGYDDLKVIEAYRFLRSVAEGTPHGATLTDAVHSAAALDAMARSAAGGAWADVAGRA, encoded by the coding sequence ATGGTGGACACGCTCGGCGTCGCCGTCATCGGATTCGGCTGGATGGGGCGGGTGCACACCCAGGCGTACGCGCGCGTGCGGCACCACTTTCCGCGGTTGCCCCTCGTCCCGGAGCTGGTGACGGTCGCCGAGGAGGTGCCGGGCCGGGCGGAGGAGGCCGCCGCGCAGTTCGGGTTCGCCTCGACGACGCGTGACTGGCGCGAGGTGGCCGCCGACCCCCGGGTGAAGGCGGTCAGCATCACCGCGCCCAACTTCCTGCACCGCGAGATCGGCGTCGCCATGGCCGAGGCGGGCAAGCACATCTGGATCGAGAAGCCGGTGGGTCTGACCGCCGAGGACGCCGGCGCGGTGGCGGACGCGGTGGCGAAGGCGGGCGTGCAGGGCACCGTCGGCTTCAACTACCGCAACGCGCCCGCCGTGGAGGCGGCCCGCGAGCTGATCGCCTCCGGGGAGATCGGCACGGTCACGCATGTCCGCATCCGGCTGTTCAGCGACTACGCGGCTCATCCCGAGGGTGCGCTGACCTGGCGGTACGAGCGGGAGCGGGGCGGCAGCGGGGTGCTGGGCGACCTGGCCTCGCACGGCGTCGACCTGGCCCGGCATCTGCTCGGCGACATCACCTCCCTCACCGCCGACACGGCGATCTTCCTGCCCGAGCGGGCCCGCCCGACCGGCGCCACGGCGGGCCACAGCCGCGCCTCCGGCGGGGAGATCGGCCCCGTCGAGAACGAGGACTACGTGAGCTGCCTGCTGCGCTTCGCCTCCGGGGCCCGCGGTGTGCTGGAGGCCTGCCGGGTCTCGGTCGGCGAGCAGAACAACTACGGCTTCGAGGTGCACGGCACGAAGGGCGCGGTGTTCTGGGACTTCCGCCGTATGAACGAACTGGGCGTCAGCCGCGGCACGACGTACCAGGACCAGTCCGTCACCACGGTGTACGTCGGCCCGGGCCACGGCGAGTTCGCCGCGTTCCAACCCGGTGCGGCGAACTCGATGGGTTACGACGACCTGAAGGTCATCGAGGCGTACCGCTTCCTCCGGTCGGTCGCCGAGGGCACCCCGCACGGGGCGACGCTCACGGACGCCGTGCACAGCGCCGCCGCGCTGGACGCGATGGCGCGATCGGCGGCCGGTGGTGCGTGGGCGGACGTGGCCGGGCGGGCCTGA
- a CDS encoding TMEM175 family protein, producing the protein MWTSRPDGGPERLVTLVDGVFAIAITLLVLDLNVPRDLEPAAYRESLRALLPDLGAYALSVVVLGSFWRDHRRIFQDVREIDGQVIVVSIVGLGVAALVPFPTRLLAEYGAQSVSVAVYAAAVAALGACHLTVAAVLAKRPWLRHGTPSEAGTGLYLLDSATTVVVFLATVPLALVAGPRIMWLWLVLVPAKVFLGRRLQSPR; encoded by the coding sequence ATGTGGACATCGCGCCCGGACGGCGGGCCCGAGCGGTTGGTGACCCTGGTCGACGGTGTGTTCGCCATCGCCATCACCCTGCTCGTCCTGGATCTCAACGTGCCCCGGGATCTCGAACCCGCCGCGTATCGCGAGTCCCTGCGGGCGCTGCTGCCGGACCTCGGCGCCTACGCGCTGAGCGTCGTGGTGCTGGGCAGCTTCTGGCGGGACCATCGCCGGATCTTCCAGGACGTCCGCGAGATCGACGGACAGGTCATCGTCGTCTCCATCGTCGGCCTGGGTGTCGCGGCGCTCGTGCCCTTCCCGACCCGGCTGCTCGCCGAGTACGGCGCCCAGTCCGTGTCGGTCGCCGTCTACGCGGCCGCGGTCGCCGCGCTCGGCGCCTGCCATCTCACGGTGGCCGCCGTCCTGGCGAAGCGCCCCTGGCTGCGCCACGGCACGCCCTCCGAGGCGGGGACCGGGCTCTACCTGCTCGACAGCGCGACGACGGTGGTGGTCTTCCTCGCCACCGTCCCGCTGGCCCTGGTGGCCGGTCCCAGGATCATGTGGCTGTGGCTCGTCCTCGTCCCGGCGAAGGTCTTCCTGGGCCGACGGCTGCAGAGCCCGCGCTGA
- a CDS encoding LacI family DNA-binding transcriptional regulator: MGHPFPIREIARQAGLSEATVDRVLNGRGGVRESTAREVRRAIADLDRQRTQVRLVGRTFMVDIVMQAPERFTTAIRAALEAELPSLHPAVLRSRFHFRETGPVGELVRTLDRIARRGSQGVILKAPDVPEITAAVGRLEAAGIPVVTLVTDLPASARRAYVGIDDRAAGATAAYLTGQWLGDRPGNILTSLSSGFFRNEEEREMGFRGVMRARHPERTLVEIAEGQGLDATQYDLVRAALERDPDIRAVYSIGGGNIATLRAFEDLGRECAVFVAHDLDQDNTRLLREHRLSAVLHHDLRQDVREACHTVMRAHDALPPAGVTPPSAIQVVTPYNMPPQAPGV, from the coding sequence ATGGGCCACCCCTTCCCGATCCGGGAGATCGCCCGCCAGGCGGGACTGAGCGAGGCGACCGTCGACCGGGTGCTCAACGGCCGGGGCGGGGTGCGGGAGAGCACCGCGCGGGAGGTGCGCCGGGCGATAGCCGACCTGGACCGGCAGCGCACCCAGGTCCGGCTCGTCGGCCGGACGTTCATGGTCGACATCGTGATGCAGGCGCCCGAGCGCTTCACCACGGCGATCCGCGCCGCCCTGGAGGCCGAGCTGCCGTCCCTGCACCCGGCGGTGCTGCGCTCCCGCTTCCACTTCCGTGAGACCGGCCCGGTCGGGGAACTGGTGCGCACCCTGGACCGGATCGCCCGGCGCGGCTCGCAGGGCGTCATCCTCAAGGCCCCGGACGTCCCGGAGATCACCGCCGCCGTCGGCCGGCTCGAAGCCGCCGGCATCCCGGTCGTGACCCTGGTGACGGACCTGCCCGCCAGCGCCCGACGCGCCTATGTCGGCATCGACGACCGGGCCGCCGGGGCGACGGCCGCGTATCTGACGGGACAGTGGCTCGGCGACCGGCCGGGCAACATCCTCACCAGCCTCAGCAGCGGCTTCTTCCGCAACGAGGAGGAGCGCGAGATGGGCTTCCGAGGGGTGATGCGTGCTCGGCACCCCGAGCGCACGCTCGTCGAGATCGCCGAGGGGCAGGGCCTCGACGCCACCCAGTACGACCTCGTCCGGGCCGCGCTGGAACGCGACCCGGACATCCGCGCGGTGTACTCGATCGGCGGCGGCAACATCGCCACGCTCAGGGCGTTCGAGGACCTCGGCCGCGAGTGCGCCGTGTTCGTGGCGCACGACCTCGACCAGGACAACACCCGGCTGCTGCGCGAGCACCGCCTGTCCGCCGTGCTCCACCACGACCTGCGCCAGGACGTACGCGAGGCCTGCCACACCGTCATGCGGGCGCACGACGCGCTGCCGCCGGCGGGAGTGACGCCGCCGTCCGCGATCCAGGTGGTGACGCCGTACAACATGCCGCCGCAGGCCCCGGGTGTGTGA
- a CDS encoding phytanoyl-CoA dioxygenase family protein encodes MSFTSVHHRAWLSEQDCDLDAFRALVEQDTDPADYPHASAVERNVPVYDTGLLEGDRVVQAELVRALADGPGIVVFRGAFPDPDVVDRATAVFEALIAEQRASGATAGDHFAKPGANDRVWNALEKAALYDAEAFADYYANEVLALVATAWLGPGYQVTSQLNVVNPGGAAQSAHRDYHLGFLSNEVAAAYPAHVHRLSPVLTLQGAVAHCDMPVESGPTMYLPHSQKYEPGYLAWRLPPFRAYFEAHQVQLPLAKGDAVFFNPALFHAAGTNRSADIRRMANLLQVSSAFGRAMETVDREAVANAVYPVLLRREAEGRDQAWLERVIAASAEGYPFPTNLDSDPPLDGLAPPSQADLLRRALREKWTPRALRARLRAGTERRES; translated from the coding sequence ATGTCCTTCACTTCCGTACACCACCGTGCCTGGCTGTCCGAGCAGGACTGCGATCTCGACGCGTTCCGCGCGCTGGTCGAGCAGGACACCGACCCCGCCGACTATCCGCACGCCTCCGCCGTGGAGCGGAACGTGCCGGTCTACGACACCGGGCTGCTGGAGGGCGACCGGGTGGTCCAGGCCGAGCTGGTGCGGGCGCTCGCCGACGGGCCCGGCATCGTCGTCTTCCGCGGGGCGTTTCCCGACCCGGACGTCGTGGACCGGGCCACCGCCGTGTTCGAGGCGCTGATCGCCGAGCAGCGCGCCTCGGGCGCGACCGCCGGTGACCATTTCGCGAAGCCGGGCGCCAACGACCGGGTGTGGAACGCGCTGGAGAAGGCGGCCCTGTACGACGCGGAGGCCTTCGCCGACTACTACGCCAACGAGGTGCTGGCGCTGGTCGCCACGGCCTGGCTGGGCCCCGGCTACCAGGTCACCTCGCAGCTCAACGTGGTCAACCCGGGCGGCGCCGCGCAGAGCGCGCACCGCGACTACCACCTGGGCTTCCTGTCGAACGAGGTCGCCGCCGCCTACCCCGCGCACGTGCACCGCCTCTCCCCCGTGCTGACCCTCCAGGGCGCGGTCGCGCACTGCGACATGCCGGTGGAGTCCGGGCCGACGATGTATCTGCCGCACTCGCAGAAGTACGAGCCCGGCTATCTCGCCTGGCGGCTCCCGCCGTTCCGGGCGTACTTCGAGGCGCACCAAGTGCAGTTGCCGCTCGCGAAGGGCGACGCGGTGTTCTTCAACCCGGCCCTCTTCCACGCCGCCGGCACCAACCGCTCGGCGGACATCCGGCGCATGGCCAACCTGCTGCAGGTGTCGTCCGCGTTCGGGCGCGCGATGGAGACGGTGGACCGGGAAGCCGTGGCGAACGCGGTGTACCCGGTGCTGCTGCGGCGGGAGGCCGAAGGCCGGGACCAGGCGTGGCTGGAGAGGGTGATCGCGGCGAGCGCCGAGGGCTACCCCTTCCCCACCAACCTCGACAGCGACCCACCGCTCGACGGTCTGGCCCCGCCCTCGCAGGCGGATCTCCTGCGGCGGGCGCTGCGCGAGAAGTGGACGCCGCGGGCGCTGCGGGCGCGGCTGCGGGCCGGCACCGAACGACGAGAGAGCTGA
- a CDS encoding SDR family oxidoreductase, with the protein MGLLDNKVVLVNGGSQGVGAAVARAAVREGAVVAVTGRRPEPGEALVEELIAAGGKALYVRADLSDAEQAKDSVARVVQAYGRVDCLVNSAGLTSRGTLLDTTPELFDQHIGINLKGPFFAMQAAVADMVARKAPGTVVNIITSSAHGGQPFLAPYVAAKAGLIGLTRNAAHAHRWDRVRINGLNIGWTATEGEDATQKAFHGAGDDWRDQAAAKLPMGKLGQPDEIADFVVLLLSDRSGVVTGSIIDWDQNVLGGLD; encoded by the coding sequence GTGGGACTTCTCGACAACAAGGTCGTCCTGGTCAACGGCGGCAGCCAGGGCGTCGGCGCCGCCGTCGCGCGGGCCGCCGTCCGCGAGGGGGCGGTCGTGGCCGTCACCGGGCGGCGCCCCGAGCCCGGCGAGGCCTTGGTGGAGGAGCTGATCGCCGCGGGCGGCAAGGCCCTGTACGTCCGGGCCGACCTGTCGGACGCCGAGCAGGCGAAGGACTCCGTGGCCCGGGTCGTCCAGGCGTACGGCCGTGTCGACTGCCTGGTGAACTCCGCCGGGCTGACCTCGCGCGGGACGCTGCTGGACACCACGCCCGAGCTGTTCGACCAGCACATCGGGATCAACCTCAAGGGGCCGTTCTTCGCCATGCAGGCGGCGGTCGCCGACATGGTCGCGCGGAAGGCGCCCGGCACGGTCGTCAACATCATCACGTCGTCGGCGCACGGCGGGCAGCCGTTCCTCGCGCCGTACGTCGCCGCGAAGGCGGGGCTGATCGGGCTGACCCGCAACGCCGCGCACGCGCACCGGTGGGACCGGGTCCGGATCAACGGGCTGAACATCGGCTGGACGGCGACGGAGGGCGAGGACGCCACGCAGAAGGCCTTCCACGGGGCCGGGGACGACTGGCGTGACCAGGCCGCCGCGAAGCTGCCGATGGGCAAGCTGGGGCAGCCGGACGAGATCGCCGACTTCGTGGTCCTCCTGCTGTCGGACCGGTCCGGGGTGGTCACCGGGTCGATCATCGATTGGGATCAGAACGTCCTCGGCGGACTCGACTGA
- a CDS encoding Gfo/Idh/MocA family protein, translating into MRIGILGLGRIGAFHAETLSGLDAVESLVVTDPFAGAAKAAAERFGAEVVDSPEALLAAGVDGIVVAAATDAHPALILAGVEAGVPVFCEKPVAKTMSEGVEVLKAVQGRDVPIQIGYNRRFDAGFVAARAAVQAGELGTLHTVRSTTLDPAPPPAAYIAASGGIFRDCSVHDFDIIRWVTGREVTEVYAVGGNRGADFIKEAGDADTTGAILTLDDGTIAVVSNSRHNARGYDVRMEIHGFTDSIAVGLEDKLPLRSVEPGVTFPAGTPHDFFMDRFTEAYRAELTAFTEVVAGTRPSPCTIEDALEAGWIADACTLSLHEHRPVTIEEVRAL; encoded by the coding sequence ATGCGTATCGGAATCCTCGGCCTCGGCCGTATCGGCGCCTTTCACGCCGAGACCCTGTCCGGGCTCGACGCCGTCGAGTCGCTCGTCGTCACCGACCCGTTCGCGGGTGCCGCCAAGGCCGCGGCCGAGCGGTTCGGTGCCGAGGTCGTGGACTCGCCCGAGGCCCTGCTGGCCGCCGGCGTGGACGGCATCGTCGTCGCGGCGGCGACCGACGCCCACCCGGCGCTGATCCTGGCCGGGGTCGAGGCCGGTGTCCCCGTCTTCTGCGAGAAGCCCGTCGCCAAGACGATGAGCGAGGGCGTCGAGGTGCTCAAGGCCGTACAGGGCCGGGACGTGCCGATCCAGATCGGCTACAACCGCCGTTTCGACGCCGGGTTCGTCGCCGCGCGGGCCGCGGTCCAGGCCGGTGAGCTGGGCACACTGCACACCGTGCGGTCGACCACGCTGGACCCGGCGCCGCCGCCGGCCGCGTACATCGCCGCCTCCGGCGGCATCTTCCGCGACTGCTCGGTGCACGACTTCGACATCATCCGCTGGGTGACCGGCCGTGAGGTGACGGAGGTGTACGCCGTCGGCGGCAACCGCGGCGCCGACTTCATCAAGGAGGCCGGTGACGCCGACACCACCGGCGCGATCCTCACCCTCGACGACGGCACCATCGCGGTGGTCTCCAACTCCCGCCACAACGCCCGTGGTTACGACGTCCGCATGGAGATCCACGGCTTCACCGACTCCATCGCCGTCGGCCTGGAGGACAAGCTCCCGCTGCGCTCGGTCGAGCCGGGCGTGACCTTCCCCGCGGGCACCCCGCACGACTTCTTCATGGACCGCTTCACCGAGGCCTACCGCGCCGAACTGACCGCGTTCACCGAGGTCGTCGCCGGCACCCGCCCCTCCCCCTGCACGATCGAGGACGCTCTGGAGGCGGGCTGGATCGCCGACGCGTGCACCCTGTCGCTGCACGAGCACCGTCCCGTGACGATCGAGGAGGTACGGGCGCTCTGA
- a CDS encoding GOLPH3/VPS74 family protein, producing the protein MGTARDLMIVAMDTAADPPVTQGELSLGLAGAEVIDLLGAEVVTLDGDRIVSRPAPPLDDPLLERAATALVCEEPYEPVEDWLWRRGRGLAQEYLTALEEEGLLARPRASWIRFRGTLPTPVESPARERARHRRATDEPVLATLAAAVGARDEVPEDLPVPDDAAQAVLTAVADAVAELGAVRRRRAIEDEAFANVWRAP; encoded by the coding sequence ATGGGTACAGCACGTGACCTGATGATCGTGGCGATGGACACGGCCGCCGACCCGCCGGTGACGCAGGGTGAACTGTCGCTCGGGCTGGCCGGGGCCGAGGTGATCGACTTGCTCGGTGCCGAGGTGGTGACGCTGGACGGCGACCGCATCGTGTCCCGCCCCGCGCCGCCCCTCGACGACCCTCTGCTGGAGCGGGCGGCGACGGCACTGGTGTGTGAGGAGCCGTACGAGCCGGTCGAGGACTGGCTGTGGCGCAGGGGCCGCGGACTGGCCCAGGAGTACCTGACCGCCCTCGAGGAAGAGGGGCTCCTCGCACGGCCGCGGGCCTCCTGGATCCGCTTCCGAGGCACCTTGCCGACGCCGGTCGAGTCCCCCGCCCGGGAGCGCGCCCGGCACCGCCGGGCGACCGACGAACCGGTGCTCGCCACACTCGCGGCGGCCGTCGGAGCGCGCGACGAGGTGCCCGAGGACCTCCCGGTGCCCGACGACGCCGCCCAGGCCGTGCTCACCGCCGTGGCCGACGCCGTGGCGGAACTGGGCGCCGTCCGCCGTCGACGGGCCATCGAGGACGAGGCGTTCGCCAACGTCTGGCGCGCTCCCTGA
- a CDS encoding Gfo/Idh/MocA family protein: MSEPDREPLRIGLLGAARITERSLIDPARATGHRLVAVAARDRARAEAFASEHGVERVAGSYAELVADPEIDVVYNPLANGLHGPWNLAALAAGKHVLSEKPSASNTAEAAEVRQAAHKAGTVFMEAFHYLFHPVTRRLHELLDSGELGELRHAEAMVAIAAPPDTDPRWSLPLAGGALMDLGCYSLHALRMLAPWAGGAPRLAGARGGERAGAPGVDEWLDADLEFPGGATGSARCHMAYDGLEMSIRIVGSRGEATAPNFVLPQRDDRIVVRTPQGERTERLGTRSSYTYQLEAFAARVRDGAPLPLDADDAVTTMELIDAAYRAAGFEPRPRTRV; this comes from the coding sequence ATGAGCGAACCGGACCGGGAACCCCTGCGCATAGGACTGCTGGGAGCCGCGCGGATCACCGAACGCTCCCTGATCGACCCGGCCCGGGCGACCGGCCACCGCCTCGTCGCGGTGGCCGCCCGCGACCGCGCCCGCGCCGAGGCATTCGCCTCCGAGCACGGTGTGGAGCGGGTGGCGGGGTCGTACGCCGAGCTGGTGGCCGATCCCGAGATCGACGTCGTCTACAACCCGCTCGCCAACGGCCTGCACGGCCCGTGGAACCTGGCCGCCCTCGCGGCGGGCAAGCACGTCCTGTCGGAGAAGCCCTCGGCGAGCAACACGGCAGAGGCGGCGGAGGTACGGCAGGCCGCCCACAAGGCCGGGACGGTCTTCATGGAGGCCTTCCACTACCTCTTCCACCCGGTCACCCGCCGCCTGCACGAGCTGCTGGACTCGGGCGAACTCGGCGAGCTGCGGCACGCCGAGGCCATGGTCGCCATCGCCGCCCCGCCGGACACCGACCCCCGCTGGTCGCTGCCGCTGGCCGGCGGTGCCCTGATGGACCTGGGCTGCTACAGCCTGCACGCGCTGCGGATGCTGGCCCCCTGGGCGGGCGGCGCACCGCGCCTGGCCGGGGCCCGGGGCGGGGAGCGGGCGGGCGCGCCCGGGGTCGACGAGTGGCTGGACGCCGATCTGGAGTTCCCCGGGGGCGCGACGGGCTCCGCCCGCTGTCACATGGCGTACGACGGGCTGGAGATGAGCATCCGGATCGTCGGCTCCCGGGGCGAGGCGACGGCCCCGAACTTCGTGCTGCCCCAGCGGGACGACCGGATCGTGGTCCGCACCCCGCAGGGCGAGCGTACGGAACGGCTCGGGACGCGCTCGTCGTACACGTACCAGCTGGAGGCGTTCGCCGCCCGGGTGCGCGACGGTGCTCCGCTGCCGCTGGACGCGGACGACGCGGTGACGACCATGGAGCTGATCGACGCCGCTTACCGTGCGGCCGGGTTCGAGCCCCGGCCTCGGACCCGGGTGTGA
- a CDS encoding Gfo/Idh/MocA family protein, producing the protein MTERATTLGVAVIGTGRMGADHVRRLHEVTSGARVTAVVDVDAERAKAVAARVDGCTAYTDPAAAMAAADVDAVLIASPGPAHEATLLAAFEHDLPVLCEKPLTPDAASALRVLEAETRLGHRRVQVGFMRRYDPEYAKLKALLATGQLGRPLMVHNRHRNAASPPFFTSTMLITDSVAHEADATRWLLGHEITAVTVLRPTSSDNAPDGLRDPQFVVFETDGGALSDVEIFVNCGFGYQVQAEVVCERGTARIGDGHALVTNMAGRWGGTIAQDFTERFETAYDHEIQAWADATRRGEVTGPSVWDGYAAAAVCEAGVRALEDGGRVEVELVERPELYV; encoded by the coding sequence ATGACTGAGCGCGCCACCACCCTCGGAGTCGCGGTCATCGGTACCGGAAGGATGGGCGCCGACCATGTGCGCCGCCTCCACGAAGTCACCAGCGGAGCACGGGTGACAGCCGTCGTGGACGTCGACGCGGAACGCGCGAAAGCCGTCGCCGCCCGCGTCGACGGCTGCACCGCCTACACGGACCCGGCCGCCGCGATGGCGGCGGCCGACGTCGACGCCGTCCTGATCGCCTCACCGGGCCCCGCCCACGAGGCCACCCTCCTCGCCGCCTTCGAGCACGATCTGCCCGTCCTGTGCGAGAAGCCCCTCACCCCCGACGCGGCCTCCGCCCTGCGCGTCCTCGAAGCCGAAACGCGCCTCGGCCACCGCCGGGTCCAGGTCGGCTTCATGCGCCGCTACGACCCCGAGTACGCGAAGCTGAAGGCCCTGCTGGCGACCGGTCAGCTGGGCCGCCCGCTGATGGTGCACAACCGGCACCGCAACGCGGCCAGCCCGCCCTTCTTCACCAGCACCATGCTCATCACCGACTCCGTCGCCCACGAGGCCGACGCGACGCGCTGGCTGCTCGGCCACGAGATCACGGCCGTCACGGTGCTGCGCCCCACCTCCTCCGACAACGCCCCCGACGGACTGCGCGACCCGCAGTTCGTCGTCTTCGAGACGGACGGCGGCGCCCTCTCCGACGTGGAGATCTTCGTCAACTGCGGCTTCGGCTACCAGGTCCAGGCCGAGGTGGTCTGCGAACGCGGCACCGCCCGCATCGGCGACGGCCACGCCCTGGTCACCAACATGGCCGGCCGCTGGGGCGGCACCATCGCCCAGGACTTCACCGAACGCTTCGAAACGGCCTACGACCACGAGATCCAGGCCTGGGCCGACGCCACCCGCCGCGGCGAGGTCACCGGCCCGAGCGTCTGGGACGGTTACGCGGCCGCGGCGGTGTGCGAGGCGGGGGTACGGGCGCTGGAGGACGGGGGGCGGGTGGAGGTCGAATTGGTGGAGAGACCCGAGCTCTACGTGTGA